A single region of the Marinobacter nanhaiticus D15-8W genome encodes:
- the panP gene encoding pyridoxal-dependent aspartate 1-decarboxylase PanP, producing MTGKKKTAHASLEAMYRVFTVPEAPDSTLSRIDQDISRNLAGFLQEHIVAIERDLGEVVRDFNESAVPEKPIFVSEQTQFLLDKLVANSVHTASPSFVGHMTSALPYFMLPLSKIMIALNQNLVKTETSKAFTPLERQVLGMIHRLVYNEDSAYYRKWMHDPRYALGAMCSGGTIANLTALWVARNQAFPAEGSFRGLHEEGLFRALRYYGYEGAAILVSRRGHYSLRKAADVLGLGRNALIPIDTDDENRIQTDALRDKCLELQKQKVKILAICGIAGTTETGNVDPLDAMADIAREFGAHFHVDAAWGGPTLFSRTYGPLLKGIEQADSVTFDAHKQLYVPMGAGLVVFRNPELVGAIEHHAQYIIRKGSRDLGSTTLEGSRPGMAMLIHSGLKILAREGYELLIDQGIEKAKLFAEMIDRREDFELVTRPELNILTYRYCPAATQDALSRADTLQSERINASLNRITKYIQKTQREHGKAFVSRTRLEPAKHHHFPCVVFRVVLANPLTTPEILRDILDEQTQLAKESELQDEIEMLENLTQSVPPLTHTREAL from the coding sequence ATGACCGGTAAGAAAAAGACCGCTCACGCCTCCCTGGAGGCCATGTACAGAGTGTTCACGGTGCCAGAGGCGCCGGATTCCACCCTGAGCCGGATCGATCAGGACATCTCCCGCAACCTGGCCGGGTTCCTGCAGGAACATATCGTGGCCATCGAGCGGGATTTGGGTGAAGTCGTTAGGGACTTCAATGAATCTGCCGTGCCCGAGAAACCCATCTTCGTCTCCGAGCAGACCCAGTTCCTGCTGGACAAGCTGGTTGCCAACTCAGTCCACACCGCGTCTCCCAGTTTCGTCGGCCATATGACCTCGGCGCTGCCGTACTTCATGCTGCCGCTGTCCAAGATCATGATCGCCCTCAACCAGAACCTGGTGAAGACCGAGACCTCCAAAGCGTTCACGCCGCTGGAGCGTCAGGTGCTCGGCATGATCCACCGGCTGGTGTACAACGAGGACAGTGCCTACTACCGCAAGTGGATGCACGACCCGCGTTACGCTCTGGGCGCGATGTGTTCGGGCGGAACCATCGCCAACCTGACAGCCCTGTGGGTGGCGCGCAACCAGGCATTTCCCGCCGAGGGCAGCTTCCGCGGGCTGCACGAAGAAGGGTTATTCAGAGCCCTGCGCTATTACGGCTATGAAGGCGCAGCCATCCTGGTATCCCGTCGCGGGCATTACTCCCTGCGGAAAGCTGCAGACGTACTGGGTCTGGGCCGCAACGCGCTGATTCCTATCGATACCGACGACGAAAACCGTATCCAGACCGACGCCCTGCGCGACAAGTGCCTGGAGCTGCAGAAACAGAAGGTCAAGATTCTCGCCATCTGCGGCATCGCCGGCACCACCGAGACCGGTAATGTGGACCCGCTGGATGCCATGGCGGACATCGCACGTGAGTTCGGCGCCCATTTCCATGTGGATGCCGCCTGGGGCGGACCGACGCTCTTCTCCCGCACCTACGGTCCATTACTGAAAGGTATCGAGCAGGCCGATTCGGTGACCTTCGATGCCCACAAGCAGCTCTACGTACCGATGGGGGCAGGCTTGGTCGTGTTCCGCAACCCGGAACTGGTGGGGGCCATCGAACATCACGCCCAGTACATCATCCGGAAGGGCTCCCGCGACCTGGGCAGCACCACGCTGGAGGGCTCGCGCCCCGGCATGGCCATGCTGATTCATTCCGGCTTGAAGATCCTGGCGCGGGAAGGTTATGAACTGTTGATCGACCAGGGTATCGAGAAGGCGAAGCTGTTTGCCGAGATGATCGACCGGCGTGAGGATTTCGAGCTGGTCACGCGGCCCGAGCTGAATATCCTGACCTATCGATACTGCCCCGCGGCCACCCAGGACGCCCTGTCGCGGGCCGACACGCTGCAGTCGGAGCGCATCAATGCGTCCCTGAACCGCATCACCAAGTACATCCAGAAAACCCAGCGGGAGCATGGTAAGGCCTTCGTCTCGCGCACCCGACTTGAGCCCGCCAAACATCATCACTTCCCCTGCGTGGTGTTCCGGGTCGTGCTGGCCAACCCTCTGACCACGCCGGAAATCCTGCGCGACATCCTCGACGAGCAGACTCAATTGGCAAAGGAAAGTGAACTGCAGGACGAGATCGAAATGCTGGAGAACCTGACGCAGTCGGTCCCGCCGCTGACCCACACCCGCGAGGCCCTATAA